The DNA window AATTCCTTAATTCACTTGTATTATCATATCGTGCTTATAAATAATCAATGCGCTTATTTAATAAATAATTAAAATTGATAACATAAAGCAAAAGCTAATTTTAAGAACATTTGCATGTTATAAAGTGTCTACTAGTTAGTAGCTGTTTAATCAAAAACCCTTGCTGCTAATTATAGCGGCAAGGGTTTTTGATGGTGGATTAATTTTTGAATTGAATCACTAGCGAGTGATTTGCACCCATCCTTTGTAGGTGCGCTTGGTGCTGGAGACGTCGCTAAACTCGACCTCGGCCTGATAGTAATAGACCCCCTCGACTACAAATGGTGACGTGCCACCCTCACTGCGGCTGCCACCCCCACGCCAGTTAATGAGGGGGTCAGCGCTGCTCTCGTAGATCTTGACCCCCCAGCGGTTGAAGACGGTGAAGTGGGTGCGCCGGATCGGAGTGAAGACCTTGGGCCGGAACGTGTCATTCTTACCGTCGCCATTGGGAGTAAAGATGTTAGGCAGCAAGAAGAGCTGGCAGTCGGCTTTGCAGGCGCGGTTGCTGAGCGCGCTGAGCGTGCCACTCGAATCGACGGCCTGCACGGCGTAGCAGGCTGCTTCCGAGGAGAGGTTGCGGTGCTCATAACTGGTTTGCGTAGCGGGTACTGTGTCTAGAACTGTTAAGGAATCTTCAGTTGTAGCAGCGTAGTAAATCTTGTAGGAAATAATTTCTCGGCTGCAGTCAGCAGGAGTATTGCTCAGTTGCCAGCTCAGTTGGTTGGTATAGACCGGCCCGCTAAGGGGCGTGGCAGGCAAATCGAACAGACGGCTGGCTAGGCTGTCGCAGTTGGGCTGCTGCAGGCGCAGCACTGGCGCGCACGGCACGTTGCGCACGGCAATGCACTGCTGCTGGCTTAGGTTTATCAGCCCACTCGGCAGCTTGTCGGGATTGTTGTAGGTGCCGGTCGTTTCGACGTAGTAGCAATAAGTCTGGCCTTTGATCAAGCGCTGCGTAGCCGTGCCTTGGTCGCGGTAGCTGCCGCCCGTGGCTGTGCTCGTGGCCGTGCCGATGCGCACAAACGGCCCGCTCGGGTCCGGGCCTCGGCGGTAGATGACCGTGGGCTGGCGCGTGTTGTCCCAAGGTACGGTATAGGTCCAGCGCACGTCAATCGTGTTCAGGTCCATAGTTGATACAGCAGGCGTAGCCGTCCCCTCCAGGCGCACACTCGAGGCGGCTGTCGCCGTTTCCGTGACCACGCCCTGACTCAGGAACTCTACTTTATAGGTATACGAGCGGTTCTGCGTGTCCAGCACAGGGTCTTTATCCACGTACGTCGTGTCATTCGTATTGGCGGCCACGTTGATCAGCGCGCCCACCGGCGCAAAGGTCAAGTTGGCCCCCTGGCCTTGGGCGCGCAGCACGCGAAACTGCTGCGGGTCGGCAAAGGCGGGCGTGCTGCGGGGCTTGGTCCAGCGCACGGTGATCTGGCCGGCACTGGTGGCCGTACGGTCCACCGTCACGTTGCGCATGAGCAGGGCCCGGCCCGGGAACTCCACGCACGCTTCCTGTGAGGCCAGGCTAGCGCCCCCGGCGGGCAGCGGGAAAGCCACGTAGATGCGGTAGCAGTAGGTCTTGCCCCGCTCCAGGCCTTGTCCGCCGTTGGTGTCGGTGTAGTCGACAATGTCGGTGGTGTTGGGGTAGGTGAGAGCAGCAATTTGCACGTAGCCCGAGGAGGCAGGGATGCCCGTTACGCATTCGCCGAAGTCAGCACCATTGGAATTCTCGCGCCGGTAGATCAGCACCCGTGCCCCGGGTTTGCGGCAGATATAGCTGTTCCACGTCAAGCGGGTGTTGCGCGTATTGTTGGGGCCAGCAATGGCGGTGGCGCGCAGGTTCTGTGGCGCCGGCCCTATTACCGTAATCCGCCAAGTGCGGATGTCGGTCAAGGGAACCGTATTCATGCCATCAGGCTCGTCGACGGCGCTGAACACTACTAAAGTGGGGGCGGCAGCAATGTTATTACAATCGGGCGTCCAACGGAAAGTGCCTGTTGCGGTAGGAGGGCCAAACGAAGATTGCGTGAAAGTAGCCGGAGGCAGAATCCCGCTGCTCGCACCCAAGCGGATGCGGTTGCCGTCGGGGTCAGTAGCCCGCACATTTCCTACCAAGGTCGTACCGGCCACTACGCATATGTCGTCTGGGATTGTCAGCTCTGGAAGCTTATTGTCGTTTGCCCGGACTGTGATTTGGATATCCCGAATTACAGTGGAAATCTGACGGTACAAACGGCGGCCGGACACGAGTATTCGGCGGTATTCCTTTACTGCAATCGCAAAGTTGTATTCGCCTGCAACCGCTGGCGCATTCCAGACCACTTGGCCCGACAGAGAATCGATTTGAAAAATGGCGCGATCCAGGGGTTTGCCCACCGGTGGGCCGCTAAATGGTACTTGTAAGCCAGTGCCAATCCCGTTGGGCTTCACATAGCCCGGTACCGTACCAAATACGGGCGTGCAATTAGTTATGACATCTAGCACCCCGCCTTGTTGGCTGTTCACGAGCGCATACGCTAGAGAGTCTCCGTCAGCGTCATATGCGGCAGGATTATGCTGAAAAACCTGCGCAATTACTGCGTTATCGATAGCCGGATATCGGAGTACTGGGGAGTGATTTTGTAGTAAAGCCGGATCAATAGTAACCGTGGTGGAAACGTAGAATGATTGTCTGTCAGAGTCTCTCATATTTAAGACTCCAAAGTTGCGGTTCTCCCCAACAAAGCTAACTACATATGGCCTACCGGCAGGGCTTGCGGCCCCGTAAGTATGCTCGAAATCGTACGTGTAGCGTCTTATACCTGGCTTAACTAATATGTTGGTAGTACGGGGTATTTTCGCGCAGGAGCCGTCGCCGAAAAAAATATCCGCCACATCTTGGTCAGGTATTCGGCCCGTCACCGGCTCGCTGCAATAGAGAGTTAACCGAAAGAAGACACGGTTGGGATTGTAGTTGACCGTTGTATCAATCTTGGCTTGAATTTCTCCGGCCCGGATATGACTGGCTTGGCTTGAAAGGCTTAAACCGATTAACCCTACTAGAAATAGTAAGAGTGCCCCGAACCAGGCTCGGCGCAAGGGTAATAGATAGACCATATAGTAAGTAATGAGGGAGAGGGCTATACCTCAGGAAACGCTAGCTAAATCTAACAAAATTTAGATCCAATACTCGACAATACTAGGAGCATTAGGTTCTGCCATTGTATCGCTAAAACAGCTTAAGTGTGTTCTTCGGCTCGCAAGATTTCATTGTAATAGTGATGTTAGTGAGTCAAAATGAATACTTAATGAAAATTTTGCTCTGAAGTATATTAGTAACTAGTTGCTTTGCAAGAATTAGTTCTTTCCAAAATAAAATATGTCGTGTACTGCGAAACAGTAATTGTGTTAAAACAATGAGAAAACAGAAAATCCTATTCTATAAATTATTAAAAAATATATTATTTAATTATTATCGTAGATAGCTAATTTAATAAATTGGATTATCAATAAATATGTACGATATGACGTTAAGGTTAGCTCGTTCGGATCTTTTATAAGTAGCTGATCATACATATATACGATAATCAACATAAATGAAAATGGAAGATAAAATATAGCCTCTAGTATAAAACGGTTTATATACCAGCTAGCTCTTTTCAGCAGGACGCTTAAGGTTAGAGTGCTTCCGATAACGCTGTAGCAAATCCTCTAGCACTCCTCTAGCACTTAACATAGTGGAAAATAGATAAATTTAAGGTAGTGCATGAAACAGCAAATCCGTATTGTTGCACTCATATAGCCATTACTGTGTAAGAAGATTCCCTTATTTTGTTTGGGACATTTACTAAATGGCTGCTTGACAAGAACACGTACATCCAGTGCTTGGCGGGTCGTGAGATGATCCGCAGAAGTAGGTTCGGAAACTGCGGCCCACTTTTCTGATATCCATTATGCTTACCGCTATTGATGCTGCTGCTACCCTTGAACTTCGCTTGGCGGAGTTGCAGCGCACCAATCCGGAGGTATTTATGGAAACATTGTTCAAGGCATTTTACCGGTCGTTGGGCAACGTGGTATTTCAGGTGGTACAGGACCGCGACGTAGCTGAAGATCTTGTGCAGGACGTATTGCTAAACGTGTGGAAGAACCGGGATACGCTCCACATCACAGGCACCTACAAAGCCTATCTGCATCGAGCGGCCATGAACGCGGCCCTGCGCTATGCTGAGCGCCAAAAGCGCCAGGTGAGTCTCGAACAAGCCAATACTCCAGACTTCGGTACTGACAGCACCGCCGAGCAAATGGATGGTCAAGAAGCCGAGCAGGCCGTAGCCGCGGCTTTGGCAGCATTGCCGCCCCAGTGCCGGGCCGTGTTCCTGCTGAGCCGGCAAGAAGGATTGAGTTATCAGCAAATAGCCGACACCTTGGAGGTGGCTCCAAAAACAGTCGAAAACCAAATGGGCAAGGCACTACGCCTGTTGCGCCAGCACCTGAAAGGCTTTTTCTCGGGGGCGCTTTTGCTGTTACTTGGCCTGTTGTAAAGTTTTTTTCAAGGAGGCGTAGGGGTAAGCCGCTAGTTGCGGCTCTTATAGACAAACCCTAACCTATTATCCTCTTCCAGCCATGAAAACTAACTGGCTCCTATTTCCTCTTTTGGCGGTGCTAGCCCTCACCTCTTGCGACAACGAGCATAACATTATCGGACCCCGTGTGCGCGGCACCGGACCCACCGAATCGGAAATCCGAACGCTAGACAACTTCAACCGCGTGGATCTTAAGATGGACGCTGAGGTTATCTTGACCCAAGGTAGCCCGCAGCAAGTGCGTGTGGAAGCGCAGCGCAACGTGCTCGATGTGCTGGAAACCGAACTTAATGGAGACGAGCTGCAACTCGAATTTGGCCGGGTAAATGTCCGCGACCATGACCCCATCAAGATCTACATCACCGTGCCCAACCTTACGGAAGTACAGCTTTCAGGCTCAGGCAAAATCCGCAGCAGTACGCCTTGGTCGGCGAGCACTTGCGAAGTGAAAGTCTCGGGCTCGGGCAGCGTGGCCATGGACTTCACGCAAGCTACCAGTTTGCGCACCAATGTATCGGGCTCGGGCGAAGCGCAGGTGAAAGGCATTTCGCAAAGCCATAACATCAATATCAGCGGCTCGGGGCAAGTGAAAGCCACTGACTTAAGCACCCAGGATACCTACGTGGCCATTACGGGTTCGGGCCGGAGCTACGTGCGAGCTGAGCGGACCCTGAGCGCCGAAATCAGTGGTAGCGGATCAGTGTACTACAAGGGCAGCCCGACCATCAACACTCGCATTACAGGTTCGGGGCGGGTGCTGGCCGACAAGTGAAAATTTGCTTTGCTGCGAGTGAACTGCTAAACTGCGCTGTGCCGTTTTCGAGCGGTTTACCACCGAAGTGCCGTATCCGCAGAGTTTAGCTGTTGACTTGATTCATGCCTGACTTGTATTCCGACGCAGAGCAAGCTCCTTGGGAGTTGCTAGCCAAACACTTGGCAGGCGAAGCTACGGCGTCGGAGCAACAAGAATTGCATGCTTGGGTTACGGCCGCTCCTGCTCGTTTGCCACTCCTCACCGATGCTACGAGGGCCTGGGAACGAGGCGGCACGGTTGCCGAGGTTTTCACGGAAGCCGATGTTGAACCAGCCTGGCAGCGCTTTCGTGTTGCCGCCGACTTAGAGCCCCCGCAGGCTGAATTACCGTCCGTACCAGTGGCGTCAGAGGGCCGTGTAGTGTCGTTGTGGCCCGCTATGCAACCTTTGCTGCGGGTAGCCGCGGCGGTGTTGTTGCTTGTGGGTGTGTGGACGTTGCTTCGCCCGCTGCTTAACCGGCCGGCAGAGATGATAACGGTGGCAGCCGGTGCGCAACGCCGGCAGGTGTCCCTGCCCGATGGCAGCCAAGTGTGGGTGAACCGGAACTCTACCCTGCGTTACGCCGCCGAGTTCAATGAGTCAGCCCGAGAGGTGCAGCTGCAAGGCGAAGCTTTTTTTGAAGTGAAAAAAGTTAACGGCCAGCCTTTCACGGTGCTCACCCCGGACACTCGGACTCGGGTGCTGGGTACTTCGTTCAATGTGCGGGCCTACACTACAGAAGATTCGGTGGAAGTATCGGTCGTGACTGGGCGTGTGGCTTTCAGCCCGCTGCAACGGCTGTCCGCCGCCACCGATTCGGTATTGCTTACGCCGGGCTTACGCGGGGTAATTCGGCGGGCCATTCCGGCGGCGGCCGTGCAAAAGCCCATCGTGGACCCGAATTTCCGGGCTTGGCAGCGCGATGAACTGGTGTTTGACAACCAAACTCTAAGCCAGGTAACGCAAACCCTAAGCCGCTACTACAACGTGCCCGTAACGCTAGCGGACTCTAGCTTAAGTCAGTGCCGCTTTACGGGTACTTTTGTGCGCACCGATCTGGCTCAAGCCTTGCGTGTGGTAAGCCTTTCCACCAATCTATCCGTGGCCAAGTCTGGCACGGGCTATGCCTTCAGCGGACCGGGCTGCCAGTAGCGCCTGTCTGCTTTCTTCTACTGTTCACTACCCTTTTCGCTATGCTAAACCGCATATGCTTGGTCGTAGCCTTATTTTTTTGGTTGGCTGATCAACCGGCCCTCACCCAAGGGCGGCCAGGCTCGGTGCTTGACCGCAAAGTAACCGTCGTGTTCAATCGAGCCCCGCTCGAGTCGGTGCTGCGTACGTTGAGGCGGCAATACGGAGTGCGGATTTCGTACAGCAATACTGCTCTCAATCTGCAGCAGCCCGTGACGCTGAACGTGCAAAACCAATCCTTACGGACGGTCTTAAACACAGTTCTGGCAGATAAAAACATTGGCTATGAGCTAGTAGGTGACCAAGTAGTACTGCATCCGGTCCGCAAAGAGAAACCACAACCCACTCCTACCCCTACTTCTTCCGCCGGCAAAACTACCAGTAATGACTCAGGTACTTCCCCAGGCCGGTCGGTTCGGCGGCTACTGCCTCGGCTACAAACTCTACTGCAGCAGGTGGGAAAGTTGCTGCCACAACGCCCTCGAAGCGGGCTGCGACTAAGCCAGCCTCAGGTAAAGCAACTACGCCTAAGGCAACAGGAGCAGCTAGTTCCGGCCGTGGCCCAACAACTAGTGCGCAGACAGTAAAGGAGGCGCCAAACAGTCAAACCACTGTGTCGCCGGCAACTGACTCAAGTGCTACCATGGAAGCAAAAGCTCCGCTGTCGGTGGCTTCAGACTCTGTTGCCACTGCTTCTGAAGAACCCGAACAGCAAGTACGCCCTAGCTTCACTAAAAAAGCCCAGGTATCGTTTCTAGGCCCGTTAGGCTCGAATGGTCTACGGAGCGGGCAAACTGTCAACAAAGTGTCGGTGAATGTACTAGGTGGGTATGCGGCCGGGGTGGATGGCTTTGAAGCCGCGGGCCTTTTCAACGTGGACCGCGACACGGTAGCTGGTGTTCAGGTGGCTGGCCTTGCCAACGTA is part of the Hymenobacter volaticus genome and encodes:
- a CDS encoding gliding motility-associated C-terminal domain-containing protein, which encodes MRDSDRQSFYVSTTVTIDPALLQNHSPVLRYPAIDNAVIAQVFQHNPAAYDADGDSLAYALVNSQQGGVLDVITNCTPVFGTVPGYVKPNGIGTGLQVPFSGPPVGKPLDRAIFQIDSLSGQVVWNAPAVAGEYNFAIAVKEYRRILVSGRRLYRQISTVIRDIQITVRANDNKLPELTIPDDICVVAGTTLVGNVRATDPDGNRIRLGASSGILPPATFTQSSFGPPTATGTFRWTPDCNNIAAAPTLVVFSAVDEPDGMNTVPLTDIRTWRITVIGPAPQNLRATAIAGPNNTRNTRLTWNSYICRKPGARVLIYRRENSNGADFGECVTGIPASSGYVQIAALTYPNTTDIVDYTDTNGGQGLERGKTYCYRIYVAFPLPAGGASLASQEACVEFPGRALLMRNVTVDRTATSAGQITVRWTKPRSTPAFADPQQFRVLRAQGQGANLTFAPVGALINVAANTNDTTYVDKDPVLDTQNRSYTYKVEFLSQGVVTETATAASSVRLEGTATPAVSTMDLNTIDVRWTYTVPWDNTRQPTVIYRRGPDPSGPFVRIGTATSTATGGSYRDQGTATQRLIKGQTYCYYVETTGTYNNPDKLPSGLINLSQQQCIAVRNVPCAPVLRLQQPNCDSLASRLFDLPATPLSGPVYTNQLSWQLSNTPADCSREIISYKIYYAATTEDSLTVLDTVPATQTSYEHRNLSSEAACYAVQAVDSSGTLSALSNRACKADCQLFLLPNIFTPNGDGKNDTFRPKVFTPIRRTHFTVFNRWGVKIYESSADPLINWRGGGSRSEGGTSPFVVEGVYYYQAEVEFSDVSSTKRTYKGWVQITR
- a CDS encoding RNA polymerase sigma-70 factor, which translates into the protein MLTAIDAAATLELRLAELQRTNPEVFMETLFKAFYRSLGNVVFQVVQDRDVAEDLVQDVLLNVWKNRDTLHITGTYKAYLHRAAMNAALRYAERQKRQVSLEQANTPDFGTDSTAEQMDGQEAEQAVAAALAALPPQCRAVFLLSRQEGLSYQQIADTLEVAPKTVENQMGKALRLLRQHLKGFFSGALLLLLGLL
- a CDS encoding head GIN domain-containing protein, whose product is MKTNWLLFPLLAVLALTSCDNEHNIIGPRVRGTGPTESEIRTLDNFNRVDLKMDAEVILTQGSPQQVRVEAQRNVLDVLETELNGDELQLEFGRVNVRDHDPIKIYITVPNLTEVQLSGSGKIRSSTPWSASTCEVKVSGSGSVAMDFTQATSLRTNVSGSGEAQVKGISQSHNINISGSGQVKATDLSTQDTYVAITGSGRSYVRAERTLSAEISGSGSVYYKGSPTINTRITGSGRVLADK
- a CDS encoding FecR domain-containing protein, coding for MPDLYSDAEQAPWELLAKHLAGEATASEQQELHAWVTAAPARLPLLTDATRAWERGGTVAEVFTEADVEPAWQRFRVAADLEPPQAELPSVPVASEGRVVSLWPAMQPLLRVAAAVLLLVGVWTLLRPLLNRPAEMITVAAGAQRRQVSLPDGSQVWVNRNSTLRYAAEFNESAREVQLQGEAFFEVKKVNGQPFTVLTPDTRTRVLGTSFNVRAYTTEDSVEVSVVTGRVAFSPLQRLSAATDSVLLTPGLRGVIRRAIPAAAVQKPIVDPNFRAWQRDELVFDNQTLSQVTQTLSRYYNVPVTLADSSLSQCRFTGTFVRTDLAQALRVVSLSTNLSVAKSGTGYAFSGPGCQ
- a CDS encoding DUF4974 domain-containing protein, whose product is MLNRICLVVALFFWLADQPALTQGRPGSVLDRKVTVVFNRAPLESVLRTLRRQYGVRISYSNTALNLQQPVTLNVQNQSLRTVLNTVLADKNIGYELVGDQVVLHPVRKEKPQPTPTPTSSAGKTTSNDSGTSPGRSVRRLLPRLQTLLQQVGKLLPQRPRSGLRLSQPQVKQLRLRQQEQLVPAVAQQLVRRQ